In Desulfomicrobium escambiense DSM 10707, the DNA window CGTAAAACTGTCCCGCGACAACGGGCTCGCGATCAATGCTCATCTCTCCCTCCTAGCGAAATTTCTCGACTTCCCGCTCGATGCGCACGCCTTCGAGCTCTGCGGCAGCCATACGGCCATATAGCGTGTTTGGGAAGCGCTCTTTGAGGCCCAGAAGCGTTTCCCGCCACCTCTTCATGTCGTCATTCCTGCGGAAAAGGACGGCCTTGCGGTAGGTGTGCGCGGGCCAGTCCCGGTCCTCGGGCGTGACGTAGCCGTCGTATTCGAGGCTCCAGGCCAGGGCTTCCTGGTTCCGTCCGCGCCGCTCGGCGGCCTGAACGAGCAGTTCCAGCGTCTCCTTGAGCTTGGGGATGTCGTCCTTTTCCTTTTTCAGCAGTTCCAGGGCCTCCTGGCCCAGGATGGTGGCGCGTTCGAACTCACCCGCGGCCAACGCGGCCCGGCCGAGAAAATAGTGGGCGTAGCCGCGTTGCGTGTCCGTCAGGCCCAGGTCCGTGGCCAGCCGGTCCCACAGGGGCTTGGCCATTCCTGCCTGGTTCAGCTTCTCGTTGGCCAGGGCCGCGGCATAGTCGACCTGGCGCCGACGCTCGGCGTTCAGGTTCCAGGGCGCAACCCTGCGGGCCAGTTCGAGAATGTCCTTCCACTCCTGCAGCTCAACGAGCATGGCCAGGGTCAGGTCCATGCCCGGCTCGGAATGCTCCCCTCTGGGGATGGAGCCAAAGACGAAGGGTTTGGCCATCTCCAGGGCCTCCCTGGAGCGGCCCGTACGCATCATGGCCGTGGCCACGACCAGCCTGGTCTGCGGGTCCGGCTCCCTGTCCGTGTAGAGGTCCTGGTGGTCCGACCAGTTCTGGACGATGCCCTCGAAATTCCCCTGCTCCAGGTCGCGCATGATCCAGTCCCGCAGGGCCTTGTCGGCGACTTCCCGCGCCTTGGGCAGCAGCTCGTGCTCGGGGTAGTCCTGTTCGAAGCGGCGCACGTCCTCCAGGCTTTCCGGGAATTTCCCTTTCCACAGCCGCCACATGGCCAGCTTCAGTCTGGCAATCGGGGCCAGGGGGCTGTCCGCATGTTCGAGGATGCGGGTGTAAATCTCTTCGGGGTTGGCGTTCGGGCGGTCGAAGACCGGGGCCATGTCGCCGATGGAGGGCTTGTCGAGCACGCCTTCCTCGGCCAGGCGCATCTGGGCGATGAGGCCGCCTTCCCTGTCCGGAAAAGCCTCGGCCGTGCGGTGGTAGAGTTCGCGTGCGGCATTGGGCTTGTTCTGCTTGAGGTGGATGTCGCCGATGCGGGCCATGGCCACATCGGCGTCGGGCGCATCCGGCACGATGTTGACGTACGTCCAGAAAAAATCCCGCGCCCGGTCGTCGTTGCCGCTGAGCATGGCCGCATACCCCGCGGCCATGAGGAACGACGGGTCTTCAAGGTAGTAGCGGGGCCAGCGTTTTTCGATGGTGTTCACGATGTCCATGGCCTTGTCGAAAAAACCCAGCTCCGTGTAGGCCTTGAGAAGGCCGACGTTGGCCGGCTTGACGGCAGGGCTCATGGGGAAATTCTCGATGACGTAGCGGTAGTGCTCGGCGGCCTTGGCGAATTTTTTCTCGCGCAGGAAGTGGTCGCCCCAGAACGTGTCGATCATGGCCACGCGCGGGTTGTCCGGGTACTTGCGGCGCAGCAGGTCGAAATTGCCCTTGGCTTCGGGCAGGTTGCCCACCGCGAGCTGCAGGAAGCCGATGCGGTACAGGGCCTCGGGCATGTTGGGAGATGCGGGGTTGGCGTACATGGCCGTTTGGTAGGCGTCGAGGATGGCCGTGTAGTTCCCCGCGAAGTCACCCTTGCCCTGCTGCATGGTGATGTCGGCCAGATTGTAGAGCAGCTCCTCGCGCAGGGCTTCGGGCACCTTCGGGTGCTCGATCATGGCGGTTATGGCCTGCCGGCTGGCCGGCAGATCGCCCGCGGCCACCGCAACCTGCGCCAGTCTGTACAGCGCCTCCAGCTCGGCCGTGCTGTTGTCCTCGGTCATGTTGCCGGTGACAGCTGTGGGAGTTTCGGAGGAGGCGTTGACCGTCATGGCCGCCTCCTGCGCAGGGGCGTCGGCGTCGGTGGCGTTGCCGGGTTCGTCGTGCGATGCGCTCGCGTTCGTCGCTTCGGCGTCGTGTGCAGAGTCGGGTGCCGGCTTGTGGCGTGTCTCCTGCGCCGAGGAGGTCGCGTTTCCGTCGGGCGCGCCGGCCTCCTGGGTCTCGTGGTCCGGTCGGGCGGTGATGGCGTGGGGCGCGTCAGCCGGCAGAGCCTGCGCACTGGTCGCGTTGTCCGCCGCATGTCCTTCAGCTGCGTCCGGTCCTGGCCCCGTGGCGTGTTCCGTGGGAGTCTCCTCGGCCGCCGCTTCAGGTTCGGTCTGCGGCAAGGGCGCTGTCGCGTTGCGTTCGACGGGCATGCGCAGCCGGAACGTGTCGCGCGACTTCGGTTCCGCTGCGGCGTCGAGACCGGCCTCCCGTTGTCCGGGGGCCGCCGTTTCTGCCTGGTCGGGTGGAGTTGCGGGACGACTGATCCGTCCGCGCAGGGAAGCCGTGCCCGAGAGCGAATCCTGCGGCGACCCGCCCGTGGCATTGCCGTCCATCGCGATATCGTCTCCAGGCTTCGTCGCATTGACGTCCGCCGTCGGGGCCGCGTCCCGCCCTTCCTCCTGCACGGCCGGGAAGGGGGCCGTTTCGTTGCCGGGCGTCGACGCATTGGCGGGCGTTTCCGCGGAGGAGTTCGTTCCATCCAGCGCCGCGGGCTCCGTAGCCGGGGTCGCATTTTGCGGCGGCGGGGGGGCCTGTGTCGGCGGCGGGTAGAGGATGACGTTCAGTTCCTGCAGGGCGGGGTGTGCGGCCGAGGAAAAGATGAAATCCCCGTTGCGGGTATCGATCAGAATGCCGTCGTCTGTGACCGAGACGCCCTTGATGAGCGCCGAGGCGGTAAAATTTGGGATTTTGGGTTTGGCCTCGTTCGCCCAGAAGTCCGCGGAGATGGGGATGATGATCCGCGTCAGCCCGCGTTGTCTGGGCTCGGCGACGGGCAGGGAGGAGGAGAACGAGAACAGGAGCCGTTCGTGGTCGGCCGCCCGAGTCCACGTCAAGACCGCCCCAGAGGCGCTCTGGTGGGGGAGGGCGCCCAGAAGGGCGGCAAGGAGGAACCAGATCAGTCTGGCAGGTGTGTGTGCGCGCACGGTCTGCTGTTAGCAAGAATCGGGCAGAACATCACAACATATTCTTCTTTTTCAGTTTTTCAATCAGGGTGGTGCGCTTGATGCCCAAAACTTCGGCGGCCTTGTTCTTGACCCCGTCGACCTCTCCCAGGGCCTCGTTCAACAGCCGCTCCTCGACCTGATCGAGAAACTCCTTGAGGCCCATGCACTGTTCGCGAAGGTCCTTGAGTTCCGGCCAACGGAACAAAGCGTCCGCCAGGACCGGGGCGCGCTTAGGCACCTCCACTCCGGTCTCCCGCAGGATCTTGTCCGGCAGGTCCACCAGGCCGATGCTCTCGCCGTCGCACAGGATCGACATGCGCTCCATGAAGTTCTCGAGCTCGCGCACGTTGCCCGGCCAGGAGTAGCGGGCCAGGATGTCGGCCACCTCTTCGGCCATGCCCAGGGTCGTAGAGCGGTTGTTGGCGCAGAAATTCCGCAGGAAGTACCGGGCCAGGACGAGCACGTCCTCGCCGCGTTCGCGCAGGGGGGGCAGGGTGATGGGGATGACGTTCAGGCGGTAGAAGAGGTCCTCGCGAAAGGTGCCCTTGCGCACTTCCTCCTCCAGATCGCGGTTGGTGGCCGCCACCACGCGCACGTCGGCCTTGATGGTCTTGCCCCCGCCGACGCGTTCGAACTCGCGCTCCTGCAGCACGCGCAGGATCTTGACCTGCAGGGAAAGTTCCATTTCCCCGATTTCGTCCAGGAAGACGGTTCCGCCCTGGGCCATCTCGAAGCGGCCGATCTTGGTGCGGATGGCGTGGGTGAAGGCGCCCTTTTCGTGTCCGAAAAGTTCGGATTCGAGCAGTTCTCGGGGTATGGCCCCGCAGTTGATGGGCACGAACGGCTTGTCCGCCCGCCTGCTGTTGCGGTGCAGGGCCCGGACCAGCAGTTCCTTGCCCGTACCGGACTCGCCCGTGACCAGGATGGTGCTGTCCGAGGGGGCCACTTTGGCCAGAACCCGAAATACCTCTTGCAGGGCGGAACTCTTTCCAATTATTCCACAGGTATCAAACGACATAGCCTCTCCTGGAACGGGGATGGTCTCGATGCTGTTCCGATTCTGCCTAACTGTCAAGAATATGACAGAAACGCAACCCGAAATATGCCGTATCTCCTGAAATTTCCGCAGGGAAGCCGTCCGGCCCTTTTTGTCGCCCGCGAGAAGCGCTTCCTGATCCACGTCCTGCTGGACGGTCGACCCGTGACCGCGCACACCAACAACTCCGGGTCCATGCTCGGCCTCCTGCGGCCCGGCATGGAGGTCTTTCTCTCCCCGGCCGCCTCGCCGGGACGGAGGTTGCCGTACACCCTGGAGTTGGTGCGCCCGTGCGGGGATTGGGTCGGCGTCAACACCCTCGCGCCCAACCGGCTCCTCAAAAGGGCCTGGGAAACCCGCGCCCTGCCGGAACTGGGTGCGTACACGGATTTCACCGCCGAGGCCAAATGGGGGGATTCTCGCCTGGACGCGAAGCTCACCGGCCCCGACGGGGAGTTCTGGATCGAGGCCAAGAACGTGACCATGGTCGAGGACGGCGTGGCCTGCTTCCCCGACGCAGTGACCGAGCGCGGCCAGAAGCACCTGCTCGAACTCATGGAACTGGCGAAGCGGGGCGTGCGCGTGGGCGTCTTCCTGGCCGTCCAGCGTCCCGACGGACAG includes these proteins:
- a CDS encoding tetratricopeptide repeat protein; translation: MTWTRAADHERLLFSFSSSLPVAEPRQRGLTRIIIPISADFWANEAKPKIPNFTASALIKGVSVTDDGILIDTRNGDFIFSSAAHPALQELNVILYPPPTQAPPPPQNATPATEPAALDGTNSSAETPANASTPGNETAPFPAVQEEGRDAAPTADVNATKPGDDIAMDGNATGGSPQDSLSGTASLRGRISRPATPPDQAETAAPGQREAGLDAAAEPKSRDTFRLRMPVERNATAPLPQTEPEAAAEETPTEHATGPGPDAAEGHAADNATSAQALPADAPHAITARPDHETQEAGAPDGNATSSAQETRHKPAPDSAHDAEATNASASHDEPGNATDADAPAQEAAMTVNASSETPTAVTGNMTEDNSTAELEALYRLAQVAVAAGDLPASRQAITAMIEHPKVPEALREELLYNLADITMQQGKGDFAGNYTAILDAYQTAMYANPASPNMPEALYRIGFLQLAVGNLPEAKGNFDLLRRKYPDNPRVAMIDTFWGDHFLREKKFAKAAEHYRYVIENFPMSPAVKPANVGLLKAYTELGFFDKAMDIVNTIEKRWPRYYLEDPSFLMAAGYAAMLSGNDDRARDFFWTYVNIVPDAPDADVAMARIGDIHLKQNKPNAARELYHRTAEAFPDREGGLIAQMRLAEEGVLDKPSIGDMAPVFDRPNANPEEIYTRILEHADSPLAPIARLKLAMWRLWKGKFPESLEDVRRFEQDYPEHELLPKAREVADKALRDWIMRDLEQGNFEGIVQNWSDHQDLYTDREPDPQTRLVVATAMMRTGRSREALEMAKPFVFGSIPRGEHSEPGMDLTLAMLVELQEWKDILELARRVAPWNLNAERRRQVDYAAALANEKLNQAGMAKPLWDRLATDLGLTDTQRGYAHYFLGRAALAAGEFERATILGQEALELLKKEKDDIPKLKETLELLVQAAERRGRNQEALAWSLEYDGYVTPEDRDWPAHTYRKAVLFRRNDDMKRWRETLLGLKERFPNTLYGRMAAAELEGVRIEREVEKFR
- a CDS encoding sigma-54 interaction domain-containing protein, whose product is MSFDTCGIIGKSSALQEVFRVLAKVAPSDSTILVTGESGTGKELLVRALHRNSRRADKPFVPINCGAIPRELLESELFGHEKGAFTHAIRTKIGRFEMAQGGTVFLDEIGEMELSLQVKILRVLQEREFERVGGGKTIKADVRVVAATNRDLEEEVRKGTFREDLFYRLNVIPITLPPLRERGEDVLVLARYFLRNFCANNRSTTLGMAEEVADILARYSWPGNVRELENFMERMSILCDGESIGLVDLPDKILRETGVEVPKRAPVLADALFRWPELKDLREQCMGLKEFLDQVEERLLNEALGEVDGVKNKAAEVLGIKRTTLIEKLKKKNML
- the sfsA gene encoding DNA/RNA nuclease SfsA; the encoded protein is MPYLLKFPQGSRPALFVAREKRFLIHVLLDGRPVTAHTNNSGSMLGLLRPGMEVFLSPAASPGRRLPYTLELVRPCGDWVGVNTLAPNRLLKRAWETRALPELGAYTDFTAEAKWGDSRLDAKLTGPDGEFWIEAKNVTMVEDGVACFPDAVTERGQKHLLELMELAKRGVRVGVFLAVQRPDGQCFGPADFIDPRFAELFWQALDRGVEFFPHVVHATPDGIALGRRLPIVPQP